One segment of Clostridium ljungdahlii DSM 13528 DNA contains the following:
- the dptF gene encoding DNA phosphorothioation-dependent restriction protein DptF — MEEDVFAYLDKKYRYLNNYIRAINESLFVAPTTAIIKGRTFVENLTQEIAKLEGYGLLNHMTQVERLKKLEFEGVFSDNIEKLFHAVRLQGNKAAHSDVEGELEVALNMHRNIYKITCWFVKTYIYQKFEALPYKSPMPSTEKCSSIDLETITKIVKGTMDDLMDKQNENSSNELEHSSSEISSTLVENKKDIDDAYTGLLIEDILNDEPDKKCLVQQLTKLKESSKEAVEGLSEFTPFKKYMHIVRDAQNSLEELIFKANESKKAQLILVCGSVGDGKSHIISYFNNKYQDIMKKFTLHNDATESLEPQKTSMDTLNDVLDEFSDEKIDISNQKFILAINLGTLNNFIDSKYGERFTKLKKFVQDKKILETSIEDSGFDEKNSFQFVNFSDYHIFTLKDGKVHSDYVKSLIQKITRSLEIDFQEKNIFYASYKKNCSQCENKDCCPIKANYELLSKENVQDSIVELLVQCIVKNRIIISTRALLNFMYELIVPRSYIDVNSPTFKNKISKLNIKDYIKSLMPNIIFDHKELSFIFEALNDIDPLNVRDEKVDDFIIDFNNAVNLLDYFKEYIDFPKGYLGKINEIDFNESESKNAVRFELLKLFIRSYYICKKEDLFSLRDRVYDDYMNAVFYWNRGDKARLKNVYNNVRDGIINWNGEADKDHINIFMGKNQIKYKISEKIELKVDASNLTKNDEDDLKKFIETLKLKYKSENSKTSYEVDVDYNLYKLLTQVNNGYRPNKKDKNRFIKFIEFINKFEETGSQDEELLFTEKNKENNKQFKLEYDEEFETYRFVEI, encoded by the coding sequence TTGGAAGAAGACGTTTTTGCTTATCTAGATAAAAAATATAGATATTTAAATAATTATATAAGAGCTATAAATGAATCGTTATTTGTAGCACCAACTACAGCAATAATTAAAGGAAGAACTTTTGTAGAAAATTTAACTCAAGAAATAGCTAAGTTAGAAGGATATGGATTACTAAATCATATGACCCAAGTTGAACGATTAAAAAAGTTAGAATTTGAAGGCGTTTTTAGCGATAATATTGAAAAATTATTTCATGCAGTTAGATTACAAGGGAATAAAGCAGCACATTCGGATGTTGAAGGAGAGCTTGAAGTTGCTTTAAATATGCATAGAAATATATACAAAATTACATGCTGGTTCGTTAAAACTTATATATATCAAAAATTTGAAGCCTTACCATATAAAAGTCCAATGCCATCTACTGAAAAATGTTCCTCAATAGATTTGGAAACAATAACTAAAATAGTAAAAGGGACTATGGATGATTTAATGGACAAACAGAATGAGAATAGTTCCAATGAACTTGAACATAGTAGTTCTGAAATATCATCAACTTTGGTAGAAAATAAAAAGGATATTGATGATGCTTATACAGGGTTACTTATTGAAGATATTTTAAATGATGAACCAGATAAAAAATGCTTAGTCCAACAATTAACTAAATTAAAGGAATCATCTAAAGAAGCAGTAGAAGGATTAAGTGAATTTACTCCATTTAAGAAGTATATGCATATAGTAAGAGATGCACAGAACAGTTTAGAAGAATTAATCTTTAAAGCTAATGAATCGAAGAAAGCCCAATTGATTTTAGTTTGTGGCAGTGTAGGTGATGGTAAATCGCATATAATATCATATTTCAATAATAAATATCAAGATATTATGAAGAAATTTACTCTTCATAATGATGCTACAGAAAGTTTAGAACCCCAAAAAACATCAATGGATACACTTAATGATGTTTTAGATGAATTTAGTGATGAGAAAATTGATATAAGTAATCAAAAATTTATATTAGCTATTAACTTAGGAACATTAAATAATTTTATTGATTCTAAGTATGGTGAAAGATTTACAAAATTAAAAAAATTTGTTCAGGATAAAAAAATATTAGAAACTAGCATTGAAGATAGCGGTTTTGATGAGAAAAATTCTTTTCAATTTGTGAATTTCAGTGATTATCATATATTTACTTTAAAAGATGGAAAAGTTCATTCTGATTATGTTAAATCTTTAATACAAAAAATAACGCGTTCATTAGAAATAGATTTTCAAGAAAAAAATATCTTTTATGCTTCATATAAGAAAAATTGCAGCCAATGTGAAAATAAGGATTGTTGTCCTATTAAGGCTAATTATGAATTACTATCAAAAGAGAATGTACAGGATTCTATCGTTGAGTTATTAGTTCAATGTATTGTTAAAAATAGAATAATAATTTCAACAAGGGCTCTTCTAAATTTTATGTATGAATTAATAGTGCCTAGGTCATATATTGATGTTAATTCGCCTACTTTTAAAAATAAAATATCAAAGCTTAATATTAAAGATTACATAAAATCACTAATGCCCAATATTATTTTTGATCATAAGGAATTATCATTTATATTTGAAGCATTAAATGATATTGATCCATTAAACGTAAGAGATGAGAAAGTTGATGATTTTATTATTGATTTTAATAATGCTGTAAATTTATTGGATTACTTTAAAGAATATATAGACTTCCCAAAAGGATACCTGGGTAAAATAAATGAAATTGATTTCAATGAAAGCGAATCCAAAAATGCAGTAAGGTTTGAATTGTTAAAGTTATTTATTAGAAGTTATTATATTTGTAAAAAAGAAGATTTGTTTTCATTAAGGGATCGTGTTTATGATGATTATATGAATGCAGTGTTTTACTGGAATAGAGGCGATAAAGCAAGGCTTAAAAATGTTTATAATAATGTAAGGGATGGCATTATAAATTGGAATGGAGAAGCTGATAAAGATCATATAAATATATTTATGGGGAAAAATCAAATTAAATATAAAATAAGTGAAAAAATTGAGTTAAAAGTTGATGCAAGTAATTTGACTAAAAATGATGAAGATGATCTTAAAAAGTTCATTGAAACTCTTAAATTAAAATATAAGAGCGAAAATTCAAAAACATCATACGAAGTAGATGTAGATTATAATCTTTATAAATTATTAACACAAGTAAATAATGGATATAGACCTAATAAGAAAGATAAAAATCGCTTTATTAAGTTTATTGAGTTTATAAATAAATTTGAAGAAACAGGGTCACAAGATGAAGAGTTGTTATTTACTGAAAAGAATAAGGAAAATAATAAGCAATTTAAATTAGAGTATGATGAAGAATTTGAAACTTATAGATTTGTGGAGATATAA
- the dptG gene encoding DNA phosphorothioation-dependent restriction protein DptG yields MDENIVYKLDLEKIANDFKFKDNSLIHSQCNEFKLLPYAANEKTLVSNFNGVIGAFSRIICSKELKGEFNAAEFIENVAEFVGEFEGTASKESFKDIVRTMFIDKDNKLVNFNIETINYISSTNADEKVAKFLYSVFFSEDLKEKVKEHYDRDVDNILYKLVLKALPELKKKNILVDEYKCYLPFVKELFIKDFKFLLKDEELYKNSIKRFLEYYYIFYVSQLSMKLGEFEKADLGKPDKLYFSLGWESISKNRTAYIYGLEKLKIYAGSLFSHAITLEFLNHNNLDEQLGYKELFDIFNKSGEEEIEKQIEELCNQYIERRQDGIAWNEFKIKICNSGNKAFDKVYKLFEVVEYQFQGKTSTRSRANAAYNNWFIKFTQENFGKRRGSLGYSLNLNEEDIILLTKICINDNKKLKLSVLFDEFEKRGISFDRDSQIKIIQLYEKLNLLEKKSDSGDAQYVRSIL; encoded by the coding sequence ATGGATGAAAATATAGTTTATAAATTAGATTTGGAAAAAATAGCAAATGATTTTAAATTTAAGGATAACAGCTTGATACATAGTCAATGTAATGAATTTAAGTTACTGCCATATGCAGCAAATGAAAAAACGTTGGTTTCAAATTTTAATGGTGTTATAGGGGCATTTTCAAGAATTATTTGTAGTAAGGAATTAAAAGGTGAATTTAATGCTGCAGAGTTTATTGAAAACGTTGCTGAATTTGTTGGAGAATTTGAAGGAACTGCAAGCAAGGAATCTTTTAAAGATATTGTTAGGACCATGTTTATTGATAAAGATAATAAGTTAGTTAATTTCAATATAGAAACAATCAATTATATATCGTCAACAAACGCAGATGAGAAAGTAGCAAAATTTTTGTATTCAGTATTTTTTAGTGAAGATCTAAAAGAGAAAGTTAAAGAACATTATGATAGAGATGTTGATAATATTTTATATAAATTAGTTTTAAAAGCACTTCCAGAATTGAAGAAAAAAAATATTTTGGTAGATGAATATAAATGTTATTTACCATTTGTAAAGGAATTATTTATAAAAGACTTTAAGTTTCTTTTAAAAGATGAGGAGTTATATAAAAATTCTATCAAGAGGTTTTTAGAATATTATTATATATTTTATGTATCTCAATTATCTATGAAATTGGGGGAATTTGAAAAAGCAGACTTAGGAAAGCCTGATAAATTATATTTTTCACTTGGATGGGAAAGTATATCTAAAAATAGGACAGCCTATATTTATGGATTAGAAAAACTTAAAATTTATGCTGGTTCTTTATTTTCTCATGCTATAACGCTAGAATTTTTAAATCATAATAATTTAGATGAGCAGTTAGGATATAAAGAATTATTTGATATATTTAATAAATCTGGAGAAGAAGAAATTGAAAAACAGATAGAGGAATTGTGCAATCAATATATAGAAAGAAGACAAGATGGAATAGCGTGGAATGAATTTAAAATTAAAATATGTAATAGTGGAAATAAAGCATTTGATAAAGTGTATAAATTATTTGAAGTTGTAGAATATCAATTTCAAGGAAAGACATCAACTAGAAGTAGAGCTAATGCTGCATATAATAATTGGTTTATAAAATTTACGCAAGAAAATTTTGGAAAGAGAAGAGGCTCTCTTGGATACAGCTTAAACTTAAATGAGGAAGATATAATTTTATTAACAAAAATATGTATTAATGATAATAAAAAATTGAAGTTAAGTGTATTGTTTGATGAATTTGAGAAAAGAGGCATTTCCTTTGATAGAGATTCTCAAATTAAGATAATACAATTATATGAAAAACTAAACTTATTAGAAAAGAAATCAGATAGTGGGGATGCGCAATATGTCAGATCAATTTTATAG